In Pikeienuella piscinae, the sequence GCCTGAGTCGCGCCGCGTAGAACCCGTCAGCGCCGCCATTGGCGCCTTCGCCCGGCAGCCGCGTCATCTCCGATTCCAGAAAGAGCCCGTGCGCGGCGGCGAGGAAGCGCGCCTGATCCCCAGTCTCTGCGCCGATGATCGAGCAGGTTGCGTATACGATGCGCCCGCCGGGCTTCATGCAGTCGAGAGCGGCGGAGAAGGCCGCGCGTTGCTCGCTGATCCGCGCCTCCAGGCCTTCGGGAGTAAGCCTCCATTTCGTCTCGGGATCGCGCCGCCAGGTTCCCGCCCCCGAACAGGGGGCGTCGACGAAGACGAGATCGCAAGCCCCTTTCAGCTCCTCAAGAAGCTGGCGATCCGCAAGCTCCACCGTTGCGCCGGCCCGCTTGGCGCGCGGCGGCAGGTCGCGCATCCGCCCTGGCGCGGCGTCATGCGCGATCACCCTGCCGTTTCCGCCCATCAGCGCCGCGAAGGCCAGCGTCTTGCCCCCGCCCCCGGCGCAGAAATCGAGAACCCACTCGCCCGGCGCGGCGGCGCCGAAAGCGGCGGCTTCCTGGCTCGCGGCGTCCTGCAGCTCGATGAGGCCGTCGAGATAGGCCCGGCTCCGTGCGACCGGCGCTCCGGGCGCGCAGCGGAGCGCATCTGCGAGGTCGAGCGGCGCCGCCTCCACGCCGTCCTCCGCCAGCGCGGCGAGCGCCCCGGCCCGATCGCACTTCAAGCGATTGACGCGAAGATCAACGGGCGCGCGCGCGCCCAGCGCCACCATTGAAGGTGCGTAGCGCGCGCCGAGACTCGCTTTCAGCGGGCCCTCCAACCAGTCCGGATGATCGAAACGCACCGGGTCCGGTGGCGCGTCCCGCCGCCCTTCCCTCTCCGCTGCCGCCAGCGGCGCCGGCGCATAGCGCGCGCCGGAGAATATTTCGTCGAGCGGCCAGCCTTCCACCAGCGCCAGCCCGTGAACGATCCCGCGCCCCCCGGCCGCCCCGCTCATCCAGCCAAGCGAGCGACGCCGTCGCAACCCTTCGTAGACGATATCCGCGACCGCGCGCCGGTCCTTCGATCCCGCGTAGCGGTTCGCGCGGCCCCAGGCGCGCAGCAGCGGCTCGGCGCGGTTTTCACCCGCAAGCCACGCATCGAGCAGTCCGATCGCCGCTTCGGCGCGCGCGGCGGGCGTCATTGCGCCCCATCCTTCGATCCGCAAGACATCGCACTCTCCGCCACCGCCCCACCCTTTCTCGGCCGGACGGCGGCGAAGCTCAAGCCCGGCTCAGACGGTGGCGAGCCGCTCGTTCTGCGGGAACATCGCCGCCTTCGCCGCATCGTCGAAATCCTGCTTGAATTCGAACCTCGTCTTCAATCCCTCGGCGCGCACGGCGGCGGGCCGGGCGTTGATCGCATCGAGATGGCGTTTGACATTGGGGAACTTCTCCCACGCGCCGTCGCCAATGATGAACGGAACCGCCCGCGCCCAGCCCCAGACCGACATGTCGGCGATCGTGTATGCGCCGCCGACCATCCACTCCCGATCCGCGAGATGGGCGTCAAGAATGCCCCAGTGCCGCTCCGCCTCGAAGCTGTAGCGATTGACCGCATACGCCTTCGGTTCCGGCGCGAAATGGGTGAAATGCACGCATTGCCCGGAATAGGGCCCGATCCCGGTCGCCACGAACATCAGCCACGAAAGCAGCTGCGCGCGGTTTTCGTCGCCGCTGACGGGAAGGAATTTCCCGGTTTTCTCCGCGAGGTAGATCAGAATCGCGTTGCTGTCGAAGAGCGCCGTGTCGCCGTCTGTCATCGCCGGGGTCTTGGCGTTGGGATTGATCTTCAGAAAATCCGGAGCGTGCTGCTCACCCTTGCGCGTGTCGACCGGCACGGTCTCGTAATCGAGCCCCGCCTCTTCTAGAAACAGCGCGACTTTCAGTGGGTTCGGGGAGGGGTGATAGTAAAACTTGATCATTTCCGGGGCTCCAGTCTGTTGCAGGGCGCGCGCGGCGATGGCGTCGCGCGTCGGGAGATCGCGCCGGTCTCCGGCCGGGGCTCGTCAGCAGCCTGGTTCGTCCGTAAACTTGGCCCGACGCGGCGAGCAATGCTCATTATGTAACGACCAGTCAATGATGAAGACGCGCGATAAAACATATGTGAGCGGCGAATGGTCGGTGT encodes:
- a CDS encoding glutathione S-transferase family protein, encoding MIKFYYHPSPNPLKVALFLEEAGLDYETVPVDTRKGEQHAPDFLKINPNAKTPAMTDGDTALFDSNAILIYLAEKTGKFLPVSGDENRAQLLSWLMFVATGIGPYSGQCVHFTHFAPEPKAYAVNRYSFEAERHWGILDAHLADREWMVGGAYTIADMSVWGWARAVPFIIGDGAWEKFPNVKRHLDAINARPAAVRAEGLKTRFEFKQDFDDAAKAAMFPQNERLATV
- a CDS encoding RsmB/NOP family class I SAM-dependent RNA methyltransferase, whose protein sequence is MTPAARAEAAIGLLDAWLAGENRAEPLLRAWGRANRYAGSKDRRAVADIVYEGLRRRRSLGWMSGAAGGRGIVHGLALVEGWPLDEIFSGARYAPAPLAAAEREGRRDAPPDPVRFDHPDWLEGPLKASLGARYAPSMVALGARAPVDLRVNRLKCDRAGALAALAEDGVEAAPLDLADALRCAPGAPVARSRAYLDGLIELQDAASQEAAAFGAAAPGEWVLDFCAGGGGKTLAFAALMGGNGRVIAHDAAPGRMRDLPPRAKRAGATVELADRQLLEELKGACDLVFVDAPCSGAGTWRRDPETKWRLTPEGLEARISEQRAAFSAALDCMKPGGRIVYATCSIIGAETGDQARFLAAAHGLFLESEMTRLPGEGANGGADGFYAARLRRG